ATGTAAAGATAGTCGCGGCGTAGAAAATGCTTATTGGCATTTTTACTTGCTTCGACATTACCTTTCCTATGACCTGAAGTTTTATTTTCTCTTCTTAGCCACAACGATTTAATAACTCTCTTGCAGTTTTTTCATCTGTATAAAGAACATTCATAAATCCTCCACGGAGGGCACCTATCAATGCGTTTATTTTATTGATTCCAACAGCAATTGCAATTGCCCACTCCTTTTCTTTTAATTCCTCTAATCTGAAACCAACAACTCTATCATTTAATTCATTAAGGGCAATTGCACCATTTATATCAAAAAATCTTGATGCAATATCTCCAACCGCTTCTTTTTCTTCAAGTGCTAAGAAGTCTTCATCTTTTAAGTAGCCTACTTCATATAAAATAGAATCTTTCGATAATGCTCCAATACTGAAGATAGAAACTTCTGCTTTTTTTGCTAACGTAAGTACATTTTTAACCTGGGTTTCTTCCTGTAGTATATCAGAAGTAAGTTTTGAATCTACAATAGCTGGAACTGGAAACATATAACCGATTCCATGTCCGGCCATCGTAAGAGCATCTACGATTTGAGAAGCACCCGTACTACTTGCAGACTTTGCAACACCACCGTTTAATTGAACTACTTTGATATCTTTTGCTTTTAGTGGCTGTATTTGTTTTGCAAGGCAATTCAAAGTCTTTCCCCAGGAGACAGCAACAACAGTATGATCCTCAATATAATGATCAAGGTTATTTGCTAATGCCCTACAGGTATCTCTTAGATTAATTTCCTCATCATCTACCAGATTAGGACTTACAAAAATTTCTTTTAAATGAAAAATATTCTTCAACTTATCTTCCATTTCTTTTACGGATTCTATTGGTGCATCAATTGTTACTTTCACATATCCAAGATCTACTGCTTTTTGAAGCATACGACTTATGGTGGACTTAGAAACCCCTTCTTCTTGAGCGATTTCTAACTGTCCCATATGTAATTCGTAATATTTTTTTGCTACTCTTATAATTTGATATGATTTATTTGTATCCATATCGTATCCATATTCCTCTCTTATTACGATTTTTTCATTCTTCCTTTTATATTTTAGCTGATAGTAAAACACAAATCAAGAGTTTGTGAAAAATTAAGCGAAAAGAGAGTATATATATCCTACTCTGTTTCTAACATTTTTACTGCAGAACTTGTTCCAATTCGATCACATCCTGCATCCAGAAACATTTCTAAATCTTCTCGACTCTTTACTCCTCCGGCCGCTTTCATTTTTACATTAGGACCAATGTTCTTAGAAAACAGACGAATATCCTCAATTGTTGCACCATCTGTTCCAAAGCCTGTAGAAGTCTTAATATAGTCTGCTTTTGCATTTGTAACACATTGGCATAATTTAATCTTTTCTTCTTCAGTAAGATAGCAGGTTTCCACAATTACTTTCAGAACTTTATCACCGGCGGCCTCTTTTAATGTCCTAATTTCTGTTTCTACTTTATCAAAATGTCCATTTTTTACGTCCCCGATATTAATAACCATATCCACTTCATTGCAACCCTTTGCAATGGCATCTTTTACTTCAAATACCTTTGTTTCTGTGGTATTATAGCCAAGCGGGAATCCAATTACAGTACAAATATTAATTTTATCGCCATAAGTTTCCTTGATTCTCTCAATATAAGATGGTGGAATACATACAGAAGCGGTATTATACTCAATTGCTTCATCACAAAGTTTTTTAATATCTTCCCATGTACAAAATGCCTTTAACTGCGTGTGATCAATATGTCTTAAGATTTCCTGTTTTGTCATTGCTTTTTCTCCTTTTATTTTTCATATATCATTAGGCGTTTGCGAAACGCCACAAGTCGCATAAATACGTCATTTTTTTGTTGTTAAAAATAAAAATCTCCTCACGGTTTGTGATATAATGGAGTTGACTAGAAACCATAAATCACGCCCCGAAAGGAGATATGTCTATGATACCACAAAAACAACTCTCTTTGGCAGATATTTTTGAAGATTGTAAAGATATTTATGAATCTGACAAACCTCATTTCCTTACTCTGCTCGAAAATCACATTGACCTTGATAAAATTATTCCGACTTCTTTTTACAAGCATTACTACGCATCCACTGGAAGAAATCGTAAATATCCTTTGCATGCAATGCTTTGGGCTTTGATTATTCAACGCCTCTTTTCTATTCCAACAGATTCCCTCCTGTTAATCTTCCTTCATTATTCCAGACATCTGAGGGAATTCTGTGGCTTTACTAAAGTTCCTGACGCTTCAAAAATCACTCGTTTCAAACAGGATTTTTTAATGGACTTACAATCAGTTTTTGATAATCTCGTAGATATCACAGAACCAATCTGCCAGGACATTAACGGTAATCTCGCCTCTATGCTTTTGTTTGATACTTCAGGGATTAAAGCATATGTGACTGAAAACAATCCCAAATACGCCAACCGCATTATTAAACAGCTTAAGTCCTATGCTAAAGCTCATAACTTCGATGATTCTTATGATCCTTACAAGGCAGCCTATGCCTCTATGCCTGCATCCGCCGCTGCTAACCATGAAGTAAAGCAACAGTATGTGAATGGTCATTTCTGCTATGCTTATAAATTTGGCATTACGACCAATGGACTTGGCATTGTTCGCTCCATTGATTTTTATAACAAGGATTATCTGGATTCTCACCCTGACATCATTGTTGAAAAGAAATCAAAATCTCCTGATGAAGATAAATCACTTGCCGATTCGAAAGCCTTGATTCCAACCCTTAAAGATTTCAAAGAACGGCACCCTCTTATCAATCCCAAGATATTTCTTGGGGATGCTGCCTTTGATACGATTGAAATCTACAAATCCTTATTTGAAGATTTTAAATTTCAAAAAGCATTTATTCCTTTAAAGGTAAAACTTTCACTGGATAACGTGGATTATACATTCAATGAAAATGGTATTCCCTGCTGTCCTCATGATCCTTCACTCCCTATGAAACGGGAAGGTAGCAAGTCTCACTTAAGAAGTAATCTTCCGACCATGAAATTTGTGTGTCCCAAAATGAAATGGGAATACAATCGTGAAGACAAATCAAAACGACGGGTGTGCCACTGCGATAATCCATGTACAACTTCTTCCTGTGGCAGAATGATTTACGTTTATCCCGAAAAAAACCTTAGAGCATACCCCGGCGTGGAGCGTGGCTCACAGGAATGGGATGACACTTACAAAATCCGAGTAAATGTTGAAAAATCAATCAACCACTTTAAAGACAGTTTTTGTGTCGCTAACCGAAAAACAACAAACGAAAAAACACTTCATGCAGATTTACTTCTTGCTGGTATATCACAGTTATTAACTGTAGTTGTTGCCGACAAAATCCATCAACGACAATACATCAGAAGTTTAAAATCTTTCATAGCCTAGGACTTACCAACTCCATAAAGCCGAGGGCTTATTAAAGTGCGCCTAAAATGTCCGGTTATCCACTTTTTATTCCAGGATTCGTGCTAAGCACGAATCCTTCCCTGTTTAAGTTCAAGATTGCGAACGAGCATCGCGAGTTTCGCAATTACCTATTCATATATCATAAAGTAAAAATTATTATTTATATCTTAATTATCCATTTCCATCATTTCTGCAAGATTTTCGTATAATTTTAAATACTTGGTAAAAATCTTCTCATATTTTTTATGATTTTCCATGTTTGGTTCAATCTTTACATCTGTATGCACCATTTCATCTGCTGCTTTTTGAAAATCACCCTCATATAAAGCGCTTGCAGCAGCTACAACTCCACATCCAAGAACTCCTGCCTGCAATTCTTTATTTACAATAATCGGTTTACCTGTTACATCAGAAATAATCTGCATCCATAAACGATTTTTTGTAACACCGCCGCATCCGATCAAGGTATTTACTGGATAACCTTGATCATCAAAGTTTTTAATAATATTTGCTGTTCCAAATGCGACTGCTTCCAATAATGCACGATATAAATGGGCTTTTGTATGTGTTAATTTTAATCCATAATAAACACCTTTTGCTCTTGCCGTTTTATATGGAGTACGATTTCCCTGAAAGAAATCTAATGCTACTAAACCATCACATCCTATAGGAATTTCTTCTGCCTGGCGAATAATTGTTTCATAACTATCTCCTTGATAGAAATTATTCTGATACCAGTCAAGTACAGAAGCAGCAGAAATTTGTCCACCTTCCAAGAGCCATAACTTGTCAATAACTGCTCCATCATATGGACCCCATATTCCTTTATACTCTTTTTTTTCTTCAGCAAGACAAAGATGTACAAAACTCGTTCCCATAATAACACCTATTTTATTTGGAACAATAACATTTAATCCAAACATTGCCATATGTGCATCTACTCCACCTTGAACAATAATCATATCTGGGTTCAAATCAAATTCTCTTGCAAATTCTGGAGAGATTTTTCCAAGGTAGGTTCCAATCTTGTCTACTCGTGTTACCATTTTTTCTTCATAATCCTCTAATCCAATTGCTTCCATGAAGTCTTTTTGATAACCACCTTCGGATTCCACATAATTCCATTTACAGGTTGCCTGACATATAGAAGAACTTAATACACCACATAGTTTATAATTAAGGTAGTCAAGCTGTTCAATAATTTTATAACTTCTATTATAAATATCTTTCTGATTTTCTTTAATCCATAATACTTTAGGAATCATCCATTCTGGAGAATCTGCATCACCACAATATTTTAATACAGGATGCTTCGTTGCATTTATACGATCTGCTTGATCTACCGCACGATTATCCATCCATAAAATGGCAGGAGAAAGCGGATTGATATCTTCATTTACAGGTACAACTGTAGATGAAGTGGCACATACACAACCTGAAACTATATTTTTTCTCTGCTCTTCTGTAATTTCATTTAAACAATCTCTTAATGCTTCTTTCAAACCAACCCACCAATGCTCAGCATTCTGTTCTGCACGTCCGGGAACTGGATATTCGGTTGGATGTTCTACTTCGTGCATTGCAATAAATTGTCCATGATCATCTGTAATTCCTACACGAACACCGTGTGTTCCCGCATCTACACCCATAAAATATTTACTCATTTGTAACCTCCCTGTTCACTTTTTCTTCTTTACCTAATAATATTTACTCCTGTCCATTTGGATAAAACATAATTTTGCTAAAGAAGAACTTCTCTGTGGCAATCTTTTCAAACATTGCTGGTGCTTCATCTAAAGATAAACGGTGGCTAATGATATCTTTTGCTGTCATTCCATGATTTTCATATAAATCTACCGCACCCGTCCAATCACTTCCTGGGAATGGTTTTCCAAAGGAATTCCAGGAACCTTTAATGGAAAGTTCTCTTCGTAAAATCTTATCTACTTCTTTTTCGGATAGTTCTAATCCCTGATGGGAAATTCCTAAAAATACAACCTTGCCAAGTTTTGCTGCGGAATTAATTGCAGCCTTCTGACAAATCGGTGCACCGGAATAATCAATAACGATATCTGCTCCATTACCACCCGTTGCTTCCATAACTTTTGCGACCGCATCTTCTTTCATTGAATTAATAACAACATCGGCTCCGTTCTTCTTCGCCATCTCTAACTTTTCTTCCCAGACATCAACAGCGATAATCTTTGAAGCGCCTTTGATCTTTGCATACTGAACTGCAAAAAGCCCAATTGGACCTGCACCGTAAACACAAACAGAATCGCCTGGTTTAAATTCACCAATCATCATGCTATGTAATGCATTGGCACAAGGATCTGTTGTAGCTGCATCTTCATAAGAGACTTTATCATCTACTTTCAGAAGATTTCCTTCCTTTACTGCGATATATTGAGCAAATGCACCATCTCTTCTTGAACCATAATAATCATAGTCTTCACAAAGAGAATATTCTCCTATCTCACAATATTTACATTTGAAACATGGAATCAGCGGTGGACAGGTTACTTTATCCCCTACTTTAAATTTGGTTACATCAGCACCTGTTTCAACAATCTGTCCTCCAAATTCATGCCCTACAATAATCGGAGAAACATGTGCTCCATATTGGTTCACTCTAGGAATATCAGAACCACAGACACCAACAGCCATCACCTTGATCAGGCATTCATCTGATGCATAAGACGGAATATCTACTTCTTCTACTCTTAAATCTCTTGGTGCATACATTCTTACTGCTTTCATTGTTCAGCCCTCCATAATGCAATTTGTTGCAAATATAATATATTATTAATATTTATTTCACCTTGTTGTAATCATATCATCTATAAAGAATTATGTCAACAGAAAAATAAAATTATTTTCTATATATGTTTATAAATGAAATTTGTTGCATATATAAAATCTTAAACCACGTATTTGTATATAAAACACGTATGTCTTTTGTAAAATGTTTGAAAATAGTGTTATTTTCTCTTTTTTCACTTTACAACAACGAAATAAATCGTTACAATACGCTTGAAGACTATATTTAAGAATTGAAAATATTTACAGGTTATAATTGTAAAAAGGAGAATAAACAGCTATGGAAAGTTTAAGAGCAAAAAAAGGCTTTATCTGCGATATGGATGGTGTAATTTATCATGGAAATCAACTTCTTCCGGGTGTAAAAGAGTTTGTTGAATGGTTACAAAAAGAGGAAAAACAATTTCTTTTTCTTACAAATGCAAGCAGTCGCTCGCCCAAAGAATTACAGAATAAATTATATCGTATGGGATTGGAAATTGGAGAGGAACATTTTTACACAAGTGCATTAGCTACAGCGAAGTTTTTACAATCTCAGGCTCCGGGCTGCAGCGCTTATGTGATTGGAGATCATGGACTTTATAATGCTTTATATGATGCCGGAATTACAATTAATGATGTGGATCCGGATTATGTTGTTGTAGGAGAAACTGTAACTTATGGTTATGAACATATTATTACTGCCATGAATCTTGTAAATAAAGGTGCCCGATTAATTGCAACAAATACTGACATTACTGGTCCTATTGAGGGTGGTATCGCACCTGCCTGTCGTGCTTTTGTTGCACCGATTGAAGCAACTACAGGAAAAAAGGCTTATTATGTCGGTAAACCGAATCCATTAATGATGCGTACGGGTTTACAAATTTTAGGTGTGCACTCTTCGGAGGCAGTAATGATTGGTGATAGAATGGATACAGATATTATTGCTGGTATTGAAACTGGTCTTGATACTGCTTTAGTACTTTCAGGAGTATCCACAAGAGCAACTATCAAAGAATTTCCATATCGCCCAAGACTTATTTTAAATGGGGTAGGAGATATTGCGATCTAATTATTTTTGAAGATTGCGATAAGGCGTGTAGCAATCTGGTATCAAACGCGTTCCTATAAGGAATCAAAAGAAAAAAATAAGAACCGCCTGTCATAGCGGCTATCTTTATAGTTACTATGACAGGCGGTTCTTATTTTAATTACGTTTTCCAGAATTCCGAAACCATCTTTCACTCTTTCCCTGGTCTGTAATCCGATTTAAATCAACTCTTCCGGATATTCCCGGACAAAATCCATTAGACGTAAATTGCTGAAGGTCTGCTCCCTTATGAACATCGTAGCGAGGATTATATTTTCCATTATTTAATCCATAACGAGCTTCCCACCACGCACAATTCCTTGGTCGTCTGTAAATTACTTGTTTATACATTTCGTACTCTGAGTACATCGTATAAAGCATCATTTTATGTCGTTGTCTCTTTAAAAAATCGAGAGATTTTTCTATATCTGCTTCTGCATTGCCTGATTCCACATCAAGCACATACCCTACAAAATGTTTTTCTATTCGTTCTCTACAGACCTCGACTAAAAATCTGGTTTGGTCAACTTCTTTTCCTCGGTTTAGAAATGCATACAACCAATATGGAATTCCTCTTTTTTCACATTCTTTTATATTAGTGTATAATGTTTTATCGATATAGGAAATCCCCTGTGTCGCTTTCATAATAAGAAAGGGACAGCTTCTTTTAACAGTATCCCAGTTTCGTACTGGGTGATAATGACTGATATCTGGATAATATTTACTCATAACATGTTCCAAAACACTTTGCCAAACCTGTTTTATTTATTAATATGCAAATCAGTGCATTTTGATTTTAAAATTTAAAAACAGAATCCTTTTATCTATGCGATCATTCCTCTGATGCTTCCCCTCATCTTTCGAACAAAGGAAAGGATTAATCCGGCTGCCGCAAAAGTAAGTATCGTCTTACTTCCTGTAAAAGCATCTAAGATCCATCTTCCACCCTCACCTTCTATACCGTTATATCCAAGAGAAAGAAAGCCATCAATAAATGGGGCAAGTATCGTAATAATTAGAAATAATCCGAAGGCAAAAATGCCTCTTCCGGTGTCAATATTTCTAAGAACACCCATATCCATTACTTTTTTAGAACCTAAAATCCATAAGGCTTCTATAATTCCAAAAAGAATGAAAAAGGCACTGCCTCCAACAAATATAATACTATTAATGTCTCTTGAGGAAGGAAGTTCCATAATTGCGCCTATGCTTGTATAATTGAAGACATTTCTAAAAATCTGCAGTACAATTCCAAGCATCAGAAGTGCACAGAGCCAATGAAGTCCTGTAAAAAGCAGATTTCCGGCTGTTTTTACACTCTTTCCTACAACAGTTCCGGCTGTAGAAGCCGCGCTTGATACAGCATCTCCACCAGCACTTAAAGCGGAGCGGCGCTTTCTTTTTGTCTGAGTGGTTCTTGTATTTCTTGAAGAACCTCCTCTTTTATTTTTAATTGTAACTTTTACATTCTTCTGCTGCTGATTCTCCTTTTGCGCATCTTCTTCATTATATACTTTATATTCTGCATCCATAGATTCATTATTACCTGCTACTTCTTTCGGAAGTGGAGCTCCACAGTTATTGCAGAAGTTTCCCTCTGTCTGTGCGCCACAATTCTTACAAATCATTGTTCTTCACCTCATTTCAAATATCTTGTATCATCATATACTAATTTTGTAAAAAAGAAAAGGGGCAAAGTTTCCTGATTTTTACCGGGTTCATTTTATACACTACTACGTTTGATTTTCTTTATCTACTTGTCGTTATAATATCTCTCTTTGTGCAAATGGTTCCAAATTATTATTACATTCATTTATGCACGCTTATAAAGAATTGGAACATCATATCCAAACGTTCTTTTTCCATTTACTTCCATACTCTCGGCTACTTCCAAACCTGTCTCTGAAAAACGTTCCCACAATTTAAACTTCATAACCGGTGTAAACTGGCTTGTACTTCCACCTTCCCAAATACCATCATTTTCAACATATAATGCCGGTGTAAATTTTTCCGACTTCTTCAATTCACTATATTCTACCGGCAGCATGGAATCATACGTAAATGTATTTTTATCTGCTCCCGCCGGTATTTCATAAGATGAAAGTAAAATTCCTTCCTTTTCCTCTGTAAATAAAAAAATATGGGGAGATGCATGTTTCTTTCCATTTGTTTCATAATAGCTTTCTTCTACAAGAAACTTTCCCTGAAAATCCACTGGAAGATTTTTAATCTTGTCATTACAGACTGTATTAACATGCTCGGCATATGGATATATTTTTCCCGCTTTTTGCATCTCTTCAAACTGCTCTTTATTATTAAAATATCCTGTTATAAGCTTCATAAACATCTCAAGATTTGATCTCTTTTTTTTATTATTTAACATAATTCTGCCTCCATTTATTTATTACAATATATCACAGCCATCTGTATTTATACAGCCTTTTGGTGCATATTTTTCAAACAGCCAGTCTTCTAATGTATTTAAGTTTTCATCTGAATGTTCAACCTCTCGCGCATATCGCCAGGAAATTTCTTCCACATCTTTCATGAAAAGTTTTTTTCCATTCTCTAACCAACGAACGATTAAAAATTCCTGAATCCAGCGAGCGGAAAATAATGCCAGTTCCATTTTAGAACAAACCATATCGTCGTAAACAGCTCCGCAAAAATATGTATAAACAAAGAACATCAGCAATTGTTCGCCTATATTTTTCCACTCTTCTTTATGAATACTCAACAAACCATACATTTCGTGAAATTCATTACAAATGTGATGATAATTCTCTTTCGTTGTCTTATAAAGCCATTTATCAGCCCCATCAAGCACTTGATTCCATTCCGGACGCAGGCGTTCCAGATGCCGAAGAATCTGTAATTCTTCTTTTTGCCGTTCCCATTGATGAAGAGATGCGGCATTAACCCCCTTTCCTGCAAGGCATTTCAATACGAATTCCTGCAAATGACCTTCTTTCTGATAACGCTTACATTCTCGCAAAAGATTATCAATATCAAATTCTCGCTGTTCCTCCATACAGATTTGGTAACTTTCTGCCAGCTGTTCACAAACTTCCATACGGAGCGTCAATGAAATAGAACGATCTTGCAAAATAGAAAACAGAACATCTCTAGTATCTTCTAACTGGGAAAACATCATAAAATCAAACTCTTCAAAATCGTCTTCCTCATCTGTTTCTTCTTCTAGAAATCGAACAGGTTCTTTACAGGACAAAATGATTTTTGCTGCTTCTGGACAAGAAAGTGATAAGGATAATTCTCTAAGCCCTTCATATTCTTCCGTATGTCTTGGATAGGATTTACAGGTATCACAGAGCGCATCGGGTCCTAATGCTTTATAAAGATCACACAAACTTTCCTCATTTAAAAACGCACACCGACGGTTATTCTGATAAAAGCACTCCTTTTCCCAATCAATTGAATTACGCAGATGTCTTCCAAATTCGCCTGCCTCTTTTCCGTAACGTTCCAAAGATTCTTCATCGATCATAATCTGCCATCCTGCACAGCAGGTATCTGGGCAATCTCCTGCTGTGCAGATAAACTTGTCATAAAAATGTGGTTTTAAATATTTCATCTTTTTTCCTTTTCTTTTCAAAATTTTCATAAATAATTCGTTTTTTCTGTACAAATAGAACAGACTATATTATAGCGCAAAAAAACAAATTTTGAAATCCATATGATGTTTTATCTTGATGAATCCGAATCTATTAATAATCATTTTGTCCAAAATAAAAAGGAACTATCTATTTTCTGATAGCCCCTTTTTATTATTCTTCTTATTATTCTGTTGCCTGAATCGCATCATATCCAGTTTCTTTCGTACGAATCTTTTGAGCATGACGAACCTCATACGTAAATATCTTACCATCGCCAGGTTCTCCTGTATAGGCAGCTTTTTCAATCGCTTCAATCGTTTTTGCTTCCCATTCTTCTGAAGAAACAACGATTTCAAACTTAATTTTAGGCTGCATCTGCATATCAACCTGCATACCACGAACAATTTCTTTATATCCTCGCTGGATACCACATCCCATTACCTGGGATACAGTAAGACCATTTACACCAATCGCATTTAAAGCGGCTTTTACATCTTCAAATTTATCTTCTCTGACATAAGCCTCAACTTTTATCATCATATTTCTATTCCTCCTGTTTTTCTGAAATTGCATACGAATAGTATTTATATTACTGGTCAAGTCCGTTAAAGGATGGATAAGCGCTCTCTCCATGTTCAGAAATATCAAGACCAACCTGTTCTTCACGAACACTTACACGTAATGGAGTAAATATTCTGACAATTGCAACACAAATTAATGTACCGACAACAGCAACGGCAATCGTAAATATAATTCCGATAATCTGTGCAGCAAATAAATGATAATCTCCATAAATCAGACCATCCCACTTTGCGACAGGATTAATGGAAGACTTAGTAAAAATACCAGTTGCAATACCACCCCAGATTCCGCCAATACCATGACATCCAAAAGCATCTAACGCATCATCTATCTTTAATTTTTTCTTAATAAATCCTACACCAAAGTAACAGATTGGACTGACTAACGCACCGATAATAAAGGATGCCCATATTGGAACAAATCCTGCTCCAGGTGTGATAGCGACAAGTCCTACAACTAATCCTGTTGAAGCACCAACTAATGTAGTTTTTTTGTTTTTTACTACATCAATAAACATCCAGGACAGAAGAGCTGCTGCTGCAGAAATAGCCGAAGTCATAAATGCGTGCGCTGCCAGTCCGTCAGCTTTTAATGCACTGCCTGCATTAAAACCAAACCAGCCAAACCAAAGGAGCGTTGCTCCAAGGACAACAGAAGGGATGTTGTGAATTCGATAAGTCGTATGTTCATAGCCTCGTCTTCTTCCGAGAATAATGGCAAGTACTAAGGCACTTACTCCTGAACTGATATGAACAACATCTCCGCCGGCAAAGTCAACAGAACCGATTGCCGCAAGAAATCCTCCCTCGCCCCACACCATGTGTGCCATAGGATAGTAGACAATAACTGACCATATTGCTACAAAAAGAAATAATGCTTTAAATTTCATACGACCAACTAAGGAACCAGTGATCAAAGCCGGGGTAATCATAGCAAACATCATCTGAAATGCACAAAATACAAGATGAGGAATACTATCTGCATAAGGTCCTGCGCTCATTCCAACATTATTTAAACCAAACCAGCGGAAATCACCGATAATTCCTGCATGATTTCCTCCAAAAGCTAACGAATAACCAAAAAGCGTCCACATTACAACAGAAAGCCCCATAATAGCAATACATGCCATAATTGTATTACAAACATTTTTTCTTCGAACTAAACCACCATAAAAGAATGCAAGCCCCGGTGTCATAAAAAAGACAAGCGCTGCACATATCATCATAAAAGCTGTATCTCCTGTATTCATAATTATTTATGTCCTTTCTTCTCTTTCTTTGATGATTCATCATTAATTAAAAAATATTCCGGAAAATAAAAAAGGCGCCTAAAGTATAATTATTATACTTCAGACACCCTTGTCATGCTTCGAATATTATCATATATTTAATCTTTTTTCAAGAGAAAATAATTAAAAAGCTCATGTTTGGTTAATTTTATTAATAAATAGAAACTATTCACCTAATTTTTCAGACAATATTTTGGCAGCATCTTCAATGCAGCCAGG
This Anaerobutyricum hallii DNA region includes the following protein-coding sequences:
- a CDS encoding HAD-IIA family hydrolase, with the protein product MESLRAKKGFICDMDGVIYHGNQLLPGVKEFVEWLQKEEKQFLFLTNASSRSPKELQNKLYRMGLEIGEEHFYTSALATAKFLQSQAPGCSAYVIGDHGLYNALYDAGITINDVDPDYVVVGETVTYGYEHIITAMNLVNKGARLIATNTDITGPIEGGIAPACRAFVAPIEATTGKKAYYVGKPNPLMMRTGLQILGVHSSEAVMIGDRMDTDIIAGIETGLDTALVLSGVSTRATIKEFPYRPRLILNGVGDIAI
- the fliB gene encoding flagellin lysine-N-methylase; translation: MKYLKPHFYDKFICTAGDCPDTCCAGWQIMIDEESLERYGKEAGEFGRHLRNSIDWEKECFYQNNRRCAFLNEESLCDLYKALGPDALCDTCKSYPRHTEEYEGLRELSLSLSCPEAAKIILSCKEPVRFLEEETDEEDDFEEFDFMMFSQLEDTRDVLFSILQDRSISLTLRMEVCEQLAESYQICMEEQREFDIDNLLRECKRYQKEGHLQEFVLKCLAGKGVNAASLHQWERQKEELQILRHLERLRPEWNQVLDGADKWLYKTTKENYHHICNEFHEMYGLLSIHKEEWKNIGEQLLMFFVYTYFCGAVYDDMVCSKMELALFSARWIQEFLIVRWLENGKKLFMKDVEEISWRYAREVEHSDENLNTLEDWLFEKYAPKGCINTDGCDIL
- a CDS encoding FGGY-family carbohydrate kinase, giving the protein MSKYFMGVDAGTHGVRVGITDDHGQFIAMHEVEHPTEYPVPGRAEQNAEHWWVGLKEALRDCLNEITEEQRKNIVSGCVCATSSTVVPVNEDINPLSPAILWMDNRAVDQADRINATKHPVLKYCGDADSPEWMIPKVLWIKENQKDIYNRSYKIIEQLDYLNYKLCGVLSSSICQATCKWNYVESEGGYQKDFMEAIGLEDYEEKMVTRVDKIGTYLGKISPEFAREFDLNPDMIIVQGGVDAHMAMFGLNVIVPNKIGVIMGTSFVHLCLAEEKKEYKGIWGPYDGAVIDKLWLLEGGQISAASVLDWYQNNFYQGDSYETIIRQAEEIPIGCDGLVALDFFQGNRTPYKTARAKGVYYGLKLTHTKAHLYRALLEAVAFGTANIIKNFDDQGYPVNTLIGCGGVTKNRLWMQIISDVTGKPIIVNKELQAGVLGCGVVAAASALYEGDFQKAADEMVHTDVKIEPNMENHKKYEKIFTKYLKLYENLAEMMEMDN
- the deoC gene encoding deoxyribose-phosphate aldolase, encoding MTKQEILRHIDHTQLKAFCTWEDIKKLCDEAIEYNTASVCIPPSYIERIKETYGDKINICTVIGFPLGYNTTETKVFEVKDAIAKGCNEVDMVINIGDVKNGHFDKVETEIRTLKEAAGDKVLKVIVETCYLTEEEKIKLCQCVTNAKADYIKTSTGFGTDGATIEDIRLFSKNIGPNVKMKAAGGVKSREDLEMFLDAGCDRIGTSSAVKMLETE
- a CDS encoding galactitol-1-phosphate 5-dehydrogenase — encoded protein: MKAVRMYAPRDLRVEEVDIPSYASDECLIKVMAVGVCGSDIPRVNQYGAHVSPIIVGHEFGGQIVETGADVTKFKVGDKVTCPPLIPCFKCKYCEIGEYSLCEDYDYYGSRRDGAFAQYIAVKEGNLLKVDDKVSYEDAATTDPCANALHSMMIGEFKPGDSVCVYGAGPIGLFAVQYAKIKGASKIIAVDVWEEKLEMAKKNGADVVINSMKEDAVAKVMEATGGNGADIVIDYSGAPICQKAAINSAAKLGKVVFLGISHQGLELSEKEVDKILRRELSIKGSWNSFGKPFPGSDWTGAVDLYENHGMTAKDIISHRLSLDEAPAMFEKIATEKFFFSKIMFYPNGQE
- a CDS encoding zinc ribbon domain-containing protein → MICKNCGAQTEGNFCNNCGAPLPKEVAGNNESMDAEYKVYNEEDAQKENQQQKNVKVTIKNKRGGSSRNTRTTQTKRKRRSALSAGGDAVSSAASTAGTVVGKSVKTAGNLLFTGLHWLCALLMLGIVLQIFRNVFNYTSIGAIMELPSSRDINSIIFVGGSAFFILFGIIEALWILGSKKVMDMGVLRNIDTGRGIFAFGLFLIITILAPFIDGFLSLGYNGIEGEGGRWILDAFTGSKTILTFAAAGLILSFVRKMRGSIRGMIA
- a CDS encoding sugar-binding transcriptional regulator: MDTNKSYQIIRVAKKYYELHMGQLEIAQEEGVSKSTISRMLQKAVDLGYVKVTIDAPIESVKEMEDKLKNIFHLKEIFVSPNLVDDEEINLRDTCRALANNLDHYIEDHTVVAVSWGKTLNCLAKQIQPLKAKDIKVVQLNGGVAKSASSTGASQIVDALTMAGHGIGYMFPVPAIVDSKLTSDILQEETQVKNVLTLAKKAEVSIFSIGALSKDSILYEVGYLKDEDFLALEEKEAVGDIASRFFDINGAIALNELNDRVVGFRLEELKEKEWAIAIAVGINKINALIGALRGGFMNVLYTDEKTARELLNRCG
- a CDS encoding GH25 family lysozyme, with the protein product MSKYYPDISHYHPVRNWDTVKRSCPFLIMKATQGISYIDKTLYTNIKECEKRGIPYWLYAFLNRGKEVDQTRFLVEVCRERIEKHFVGYVLDVESGNAEADIEKSLDFLKRQRHKMMLYTMYSEYEMYKQVIYRRPRNCAWWEARYGLNNGKYNPRYDVHKGADLQQFTSNGFCPGISGRVDLNRITDQGKSERWFRNSGKRN